In Erpetoichthys calabaricus chromosome 4, fErpCal1.3, whole genome shotgun sequence, one genomic interval encodes:
- the kbtbd3 gene encoding kelch repeat and BTB domain-containing protein 3, whose amino-acid sequence MENHCDPFNRVVCNGVPEKKSVILVAEDHGQHVLNVLQNFREENIFFDFYIRVKGEMIPCHRCVLAACSDFFRAMFEVNMRERDDGSVTLSNLSPKAVKAFLDFAYTGKTEINEENVEMFFQLSSFLQVSNLAEACSDFLIRTIDLANCLQLLSISEGYGSTRLYHRALDFVVHHFHTLVKSSDFLEMNVAILEKCLEADELNVLDEETVLKAVLIWTKHDLAKRQKFFPQLIKLVRLHQMPEGSLETFSQSESLLNSNVDCLKTIKEVTRSLHELSGLFPDARPSTTEKYIFVHKTEENSEIRHTFCYNIETDRWQELPETHISDLSGSSLVSFGEKLFVTGGCKGNCCRAVRLHIAEPFHDATHETWCYCPVQNQFFLVSPMKKPRTMHTSVMALEKVYVIGGKTRGTRNIKSLLDVEYYNPLSKEWQSVNPLPRGIYYPEASACNTVIYVLGSEVEIADIFNPSLDCFFRYDADTDQWSELVAEFGQFFHATLVKAVPVNNTLYICDLSTYKVYSFCPDTCVWKGEGSFECAGFNAGAIGIADKIYILGGDYAPDEITDEVQVYHSNRSEWEEVSPMPRALTEFHCQVMQFNRYRDPWKLNIET is encoded by the exons ATGGAGAACCACTGTGACCCATTCAACAGAGTTGTCTGCAATGGCGTGCCTGAGAAGAAATCTGTTATCTTAGTAGCAGAAGACCATGGTCAGCATGTTCTGAATGTTCTTCAGAATTTCAGAGAGGAAAacatcttttttgatttttatattcgTGTCAAGGGAGAGATGATACCCTGCCATCGCTGTGTCCTGGCTGCTTGCAGTGATTTCTTCAG AGCCATGTTTGAAGTAAACATGCGAGAGCGAGATGATGGAAGTGTGACATTGAGCAACCTGTCCCCCAAAGCTGTCAAAGCCTTTTTAGATTTTGCTTATACAGGAAAGAcggaaataaatgaagaaaatgtggaaatgttCTTCCAGCTCTCCTCCTTTCTACAGGTTTCCAATCTTGCTGAAGCTTGTAGTGATTTCCTTATCCGAACAATCGACCTCGCAAATTGTCTGCAGCTCCTGTCTATCTCGGAAGGATATGGCTCAACACGTCTGTACCACAGAGCTCTTGACTTTGTTGTACATCATTTTCATACACTTGTAAAGTCCAGCGATTTTCTGGAGATGAATGTTGCTATCTTGGAAAAGTGTCTGGAGGCAGATGAGCTCAATGTTCTTGATGAAGAGACCGTTCTAAAAGCTGTTCTTATTTGGACAAAACATGATCTTGCGAAACGACAGAAGTTTTTCCCCCAGTTAATTAAACTTGTGAGGTTACATCAGATGCCCGAAGGAAGTCTAGAAACCTTTTCCCAGTCTGAAAGCCTCTTAAATAGTAATGTTGATTGCCTTAAAACAATCAAGGAAGTTACAAGGAGTCTTCACGAGCTGAGTGGACTGTTTCCTGATGCACGGCCTTCCACTACTGAGAAGTACATTTTTGTCCACAAGACTGAGGAGAACAGTGAAATCCGCCACACCTTCTGCTACAACATTGAAACTGATCGCTGGCAGGAGCTGCCTGAGACTCATATTTCTGACCTGTCAGGCTCAAGTTTGGTCAGCTTTGGAGAAAAGCTGTTTGTGACTGGTGGATGCAAAGGTAACTGCTGTCGGGCTGTGCGACTTCACATCGCAGAACCATTCCATGATGCTACACATGAAACCTGGTGTTATTGCCCAGTTCAAAATCAGTTTTTCTTGGTCTCGCCGATGAAAAAACCACGAACAATGCACACATCTGTTATGGCACTGGAAAAGGTTTATGTCATAGGAGGAAAAACTAGAGGGACACGCAACATCAAAAGTTTATTAGATGTGGAATATTATAACCCATTGAGTAaagaatggcaatcagtgaaTCCTTTGCCAAGAGGCATCTATTACCCAGAGGCAAGTGCCTGCAACACTGTCATTTATGTGCTGGGTTCAGAAGTTGAAATAGCTGACATTTTTAACCCTAGTTTGGACTGTTTCTTCCGATATGATGCAGATACAGATCAGTGGTCAGAACTGGTGGCAGAATTTGGACAGTTTTTTCACGCAACTTTAGTCAAAGCTGTCCCAGTGAACAACACCTTGTACATCTGTGATTTGTCTACATATAAGGTATATAGCTTCTGTCCAGATACTTGTGTTTGGAAAGGAGAGGGCTCCTTTGAGTGTGCTGGCTTCAATGCAGGAGCCATTGGAATTGCTGACAAAATATACATATTAGGAGGGGATTATGCACCGGATGAAATCACAGACGAGGTGCAGGTATACCATAGTAACCGGTCAGAATGGGAGGAAGTGTCCCCAATGCCACGGGCACTTACTGAGTTTCACTGTCAAGTGATGCAGTTCAACCGATACAGAGATCCATGGAAGCTGAACATAGaaacttaa